A stretch of Arcobacter arenosus DNA encodes these proteins:
- a CDS encoding DUF58 domain-containing protein, with protein MNYHLKKILIKTRRNIFSEIIGNNSSLLKGEGYDFMELKEYEYGEDVKKIDWVISAKFRKPYVKVFHAQKELNINIIPILNGSMYFGSKRFKQDLLTEICAILGYSCVKQSDPFSSFIANEELQLCTKKSKRNFSVDLMCDKIFNYPSLGQNLSYKNICNELLRKIRKKSIIFLIGDFLNIKDLDLRVLSRKHEIISIILRDPFEENPFELGNVNLVDPSTNKTFEGILDKSTILKYKKEIKNNDHLLYEHFQKCGIKFIKIYTNEDPLPKLLRLMK; from the coding sequence ATGAATTATCACCTAAAAAAAATACTTATTAAAACAAGAAGAAATATCTTTTCAGAAATTATTGGAAATAACTCATCTTTATTAAAAGGTGAAGGTTATGATTTTATGGAATTAAAAGAGTATGAATATGGTGAAGATGTAAAAAAAATTGATTGGGTTATAAGTGCTAAATTTAGAAAACCCTATGTAAAAGTTTTCCATGCCCAAAAAGAACTAAATATAAATATAATTCCAATTTTAAATGGTTCTATGTATTTTGGTTCAAAAAGATTTAAACAAGATTTATTAACTGAAATTTGTGCTATTTTAGGATATTCCTGTGTAAAACAAAGTGACCCATTTAGCTCTTTTATAGCAAATGAAGAATTACAACTTTGTACAAAAAAATCAAAAAGAAATTTTTCAGTTGATTTAATGTGTGATAAGATATTCAACTATCCAAGTTTAGGACAAAATCTAAGTTATAAAAATATTTGTAATGAACTTCTTAGAAAAATCAGAAAAAAATCTATCATCTTTTTAATAGGTGATTTTTTAAATATAAAAGACTTAGATTTAAGAGTTTTAAGTAGAAAGCATGAAATTATATCAATAATATTAAGGGATCCCTTTGAAGAAAATCCTTTTGAATTAGGAAATGTAAATCTTGTAGACCCAAGTACAAATAAAACATTCGAAGGGATATTGGATAAATCTACAATTTTAAAATATAAAAAAGAGATAAAAAATAATGACCATCTTCTATATGAACATTTTCAAAAGTGTGGAATAAAATTTATAAAAATATACACAAATGAAGACCCTTTACCTAAACTATTAAGGTTAATGAAATAA
- a CDS encoding vWA domain-containing protein — protein sequence MFDFFTDLRFEFPFFLVLIPIFIICSIYCKAKIPTYIIPHLEIFENSKHKSTLLINLLKYFVVIGSVIALSSPYKQLNTQIIKNDGIDIVLSLDTSGSMKELGLNKENHNEDRFTVVKDIVKDFLPKRVNDNVAIVVFGTSVMMATPLSFDKEAQKSIIDYLEVGIVGDKTAMIDSLATSVKVLKSSKAKSKIIILLSDGEDNSSTIPLEVIIKLLKKYSIKVYTVGIGKSNRIMLNAIAKQTSGKSYIAYTKEDLSLIYQEIDNLEKSKIENNKVTLKNYLFFFPLFFAIISLILYIYLKNRQ from the coding sequence ATGTTTGATTTTTTTACTGATTTACGTTTTGAATTTCCTTTCTTTTTAGTTTTAATACCTATATTTATAATTTGTTCAATATATTGTAAAGCAAAAATCCCAACATATATAATTCCCCATTTAGAAATATTTGAAAATAGTAAACACAAAAGTACTTTATTAATTAATCTATTAAAATATTTTGTTGTTATTGGCTCTGTTATAGCTCTTAGTTCACCCTATAAACAATTAAACACCCAAATTATAAAAAATGATGGTATAGATATAGTTTTAAGTTTAGATACAAGTGGCTCTATGAAAGAGTTAGGATTAAACAAAGAAAATCATAATGAAGATAGATTTACAGTTGTAAAAGATATTGTGAAAGATTTTCTACCTAAAAGAGTCAATGATAATGTTGCAATTGTAGTTTTTGGAACTTCAGTTATGATGGCAACTCCCCTTAGTTTTGACAAAGAAGCTCAGAAATCAATAATTGATTACTTAGAAGTTGGTATTGTAGGGGACAAAACAGCTATGATTGATTCCCTTGCAACATCAGTTAAGGTTCTAAAATCTTCAAAGGCAAAATCTAAAATCATAATATTACTTAGTGATGGTGAAGATAATTCAAGTACTATCCCTTTAGAAGTGATTATAAAACTATTGAAAAAATACTCAATAAAAGTTTATACAGTAGGAATTGGAAAATCTAATAGGATTATGCTAAATGCTATTGCAAAACAAACAAGTGGTAAATCATATATTGCCTACACCAAAGAGGACTTAAGTTTAATATATCAAGAGATTGATAATTTGGAAAAAAGTAAGATAGAAAACAATAAAGTCACATTAAAAAATTATTTATTCTTTTTTCCATTATTTTTTGCTATTATTTCACTGATACTTTATATATATTTAAAAAATAGGCAATAA
- a CDS encoding UDP-N-acetylmuramoyl-L-alanyl-D-glutamate--2,6-diaminopimelate ligase, with protein MQLTINNKIYTDNSQEVDESKIFVISKQNEKFVESAKQNGCKEFVEAKDLKNHLDMSSIKVIGITGTNGKTTTAAAIYSILLDLGYKVALQGTRGFFINDEKMEDYTLTTPVQLGNFAHIKKAMDKACEYFVMEVSSHAIEQKRIEGLEFELKIHTNITRDHLDYHKSIEEYINVKNSFLSDETKKLINKDDPVVKFNPKNGYSYGMENPSTYNVSAYSFKNGMNVMFSKIEDMYSFSSPMMGIFNIYNLLAAVAAVDIVSEKNLEEICEVVDNFAGVSGRMETISEEPFVIVDFAHTPDGMKEVLQSFNHKDIIVVFGAGGDRDQEKRPLMGQVASNFAKTIIVTSDNPRFEDPDLIIEDICKGIKNKDNLIIEINRKEAIRKAIDLGKENPNSVVLILGKGDEPYQIIYDKKFPLVDKEEVLKHI; from the coding sequence TTGCAACTAACCATAAACAATAAGATTTATACTGATAATTCACAAGAGGTTGATGAATCAAAAATATTTGTTATTTCAAAACAAAATGAGAAGTTTGTTGAATCTGCAAAACAAAATGGATGTAAAGAGTTTGTTGAAGCTAAAGATTTAAAAAATCATCTTGACATGAGTAGTATCAAGGTTATTGGTATAACTGGAACTAATGGAAAAACTACAACAGCAGCAGCTATATATTCAATACTTCTTGACCTTGGCTATAAAGTTGCTTTACAAGGAACTAGAGGGTTTTTCATAAATGATGAAAAAATGGAAGATTATACCCTTACTACTCCGGTTCAACTTGGAAATTTTGCACATATAAAAAAAGCTATGGATAAGGCTTGCGAATATTTTGTTATGGAAGTAAGTTCCCATGCAATTGAGCAAAAAAGAATTGAAGGTTTAGAGTTTGAACTAAAAATTCATACAAACATCACTAGAGATCATTTAGATTATCATAAAAGTATTGAAGAATATATCAATGTAAAGAACTCTTTTTTAAGTGATGAAACAAAAAAACTTATTAATAAAGATGACCCCGTGGTTAAGTTTAATCCTAAAAATGGATACTCTTATGGTATGGAAAATCCATCAACATATAATGTATCGGCTTACTCATTTAAAAATGGTATGAACGTTATGTTTTCAAAAATTGAGGATATGTACTCATTTTCATCTCCTATGATGGGTATTTTCAATATTTATAATCTTTTAGCTGCAGTTGCTGCAGTTGATATTGTAAGTGAAAAAAATCTTGAAGAGATTTGTGAAGTAGTTGATAATTTTGCAGGGGTTAGTGGAAGAATGGAAACTATAAGTGAAGAGCCTTTTGTTATTGTTGATTTTGCACACACTCCTGATGGTATGAAAGAAGTTTTACAAAGCTTTAATCACAAAGATATCATTGTAGTTTTTGGAGCAGGTGGAGATAGGGATCAAGAAAAAAGACCTCTTATGGGACAAGTAGCTTCTAATTTTGCAAAAACTATTATTGTAACAAGTGATAATCCTAGATTTGAAGACCCTGATTTAATTATTGAAGATATTTGTAAGGGGATTAAAAATAAAGATAACCTAATAATTGAAATAAACAGAAAAGAAGCTATTAGAAAAGCTATAGATTTAGGGAAAGAAAACCCTAATAGTGTGGTTTTAATTTTAGGAAAAGGTGATGAGCCATATCAAATAATTTATGATAAGAAATTTCCTCTTGTTGATAAAGAAGAGGTTTTAAAGCATATTTAA
- a CDS encoding NifU family protein: MMPFSDEDLRPPVSSIVEKKIAPMLARDGGAIQLLDIINGRVFIQLQGACVGCSASSSTLKFIVEKELKSAIHPELEIVNVPQGMEKNLQEL, encoded by the coding sequence ATGATGCCATTTAGCGATGAAGATCTAAGACCACCAGTTAGTTCAATTGTTGAAAAAAAAATAGCACCTATGCTAGCACGTGATGGTGGAGCTATTCAACTTTTAGATATAATTAATGGAAGAGTATTTATACAATTACAAGGTGCTTGCGTTGGTTGTAGTGCTAGTTCAAGTACTTTAAAATTTATAGTTGAGAAAGAATTAAAATCAGCAATCCATCCTGAATTGGAAATAGTAAATGTTCCTCAAGGAATGGAAAAAAATTTACAGGAGCTTTAA
- the ileS gene encoding isoleucine--tRNA ligase, which translates to MDYKDSLLLPNTKFPMRGNLPQNEPKRYELWDENKVYDRMKDNRKGKDSFTLHDGPPYANGHIHIGHALNKILKDIIVKYHYFNGKSVRYVPGWDCHGLPIEQKVEEKIGSTKKKELPKSKIRELCRAHASRFIDIQRDEFKKLGVTGDWDNPYLTMDFKFEANIYRELCAIAKQGLLVQRSKPVYWSWAAQTALAEAEVEYEDKTSPSIFVAFKHEKLDASVIIWTTTPWTLPANTGIALNGEEEYVLTSDKFIVARKLYNSLVEQEVISGEIVESVNPKELEGTHAINPLNGRESKIILGEHVEMDAGTGAVHTAPGHGEDDYKVGLRYGLDVLMPVDAEGKYDETIVREKLFNDTDKYLGVHVFKANTMILEELGEALLKHVDIRHSYPHCWRTHKPIIFRATKQWFISIDDEYGEQNKTLRQNALDVVNNLTFYPEWGRNRLKSMLEGRPDWCISRQRDWGVPIAFFRNKKTDEIIFDEKVLNYTAMIFEQKGCDAWYDLEISELLYPGSGLNPDDLEKTMDILDVWFDSGSTQNAVLRSRNYDAGTFPADMYLEGSDQHRGWFQSSLLTTLASSEIAPYKSILTHGFTVDEKGEKMSKSKGNVVAPEKVMKQYGSEILRLWVAMSDYQSDLKISDNILKQNAELYRKIRNTARFLLANVSDLEEIVAIDKMGPLDKWVLNKAKKTFDEIEAAFSIYEYSKGLNKLNNFLVVDLSGIYLDVCKDRLYCDDKNDIHRIASQSAMAIILKKLISTIACILTYTMDELIEYAPSFIKGEAKDIFDFDRVELPEVESNLNEEILLLAKEKFSEAIDTLKKEKVIKSTLELEIYTTSKDILDLERVEAEDWFLVSSITSEAQEDVLASFEIEDVKFTVARAKDAKCPRCWKFTSKSEEELCSRCEEVLN; encoded by the coding sequence ATGGATTACAAAGATAGTTTACTATTACCAAATACAAAATTCCCAATGAGAGGGAATTTACCTCAGAATGAGCCAAAGAGATACGAGCTTTGGGATGAAAATAAAGTTTACGACAGAATGAAAGATAATAGAAAAGGGAAAGACTCTTTTACACTTCATGATGGTCCTCCATATGCAAATGGTCATATTCATATTGGACATGCATTAAATAAAATCTTAAAAGATATAATTGTTAAATACCACTATTTTAATGGTAAATCAGTTAGATATGTTCCAGGTTGGGATTGTCATGGTCTTCCAATTGAACAAAAAGTTGAAGAGAAAATTGGGTCGACAAAGAAAAAAGAACTTCCTAAATCAAAAATTAGAGAGTTATGTAGAGCTCATGCTTCTAGATTTATTGATATTCAAAGAGATGAGTTTAAAAAACTTGGTGTAACAGGTGACTGGGATAATCCATACCTTACAATGGATTTTAAATTTGAAGCAAATATTTATAGAGAACTTTGTGCAATTGCAAAACAAGGTTTATTAGTTCAAAGAAGTAAACCTGTTTATTGGTCATGGGCAGCTCAAACTGCACTAGCTGAAGCTGAAGTTGAATATGAAGATAAAACTTCTCCATCTATTTTTGTTGCATTTAAACATGAAAAGTTAGATGCAAGCGTAATTATTTGGACAACAACTCCTTGGACACTACCTGCAAATACAGGTATTGCTTTAAATGGTGAAGAGGAATATGTATTAACTTCAGATAAATTTATCGTTGCACGTAAACTTTATAACTCTTTAGTTGAGCAAGAAGTAATTTCTGGTGAAATAGTAGAATCAGTTAATCCAAAAGAATTAGAAGGCACTCATGCAATTAATCCTTTAAATGGAAGAGAATCAAAAATCATTTTAGGTGAACATGTTGAAATGGATGCTGGTACAGGTGCCGTTCATACAGCTCCTGGTCATGGTGAGGATGACTATAAAGTAGGTTTAAGATATGGACTTGATGTATTAATGCCTGTTGATGCTGAAGGTAAATATGATGAAACTATTGTTAGAGAAAAACTATTTAATGATACTGATAAATATTTAGGTGTTCATGTATTTAAAGCAAATACAATGATTTTAGAAGAGTTAGGTGAAGCTTTATTAAAACATGTTGATATTAGACACTCATATCCACATTGTTGGAGAACTCATAAACCAATTATTTTTAGAGCAACTAAACAATGGTTTATCTCTATTGATGATGAGTATGGTGAGCAAAACAAAACATTAAGACAAAATGCCTTAGATGTAGTAAATAATTTAACTTTCTACCCAGAGTGGGGAAGAAATAGATTAAAATCTATGTTAGAAGGACGTCCTGATTGGTGTATCTCAAGACAAAGAGACTGGGGTGTGCCTATTGCATTTTTTAGAAATAAAAAGACTGATGAAATCATTTTTGATGAAAAAGTATTAAACTATACTGCAATGATTTTTGAACAAAAAGGTTGTGATGCTTGGTATGATTTAGAGATTTCTGAATTATTATATCCAGGAAGTGGATTAAACCCTGATGATCTAGAAAAAACAATGGATATCTTAGATGTATGGTTTGATTCTGGTTCAACTCAAAATGCTGTTTTAAGAAGTAGAAATTATGATGCAGGTACATTCCCAGCTGATATGTATTTAGAAGGAAGTGACCAACACAGAGGTTGGTTCCAATCTTCACTTTTAACAACTCTAGCTTCTTCTGAAATAGCACCTTATAAATCGATTTTAACACATGGATTCACTGTTGATGAAAAGGGTGAAAAAATGTCTAAATCTAAAGGTAATGTTGTTGCACCTGAAAAAGTTATGAAGCAGTATGGAAGTGAAATTTTAAGATTATGGGTTGCAATGAGTGATTATCAATCAGATTTAAAAATTTCTGATAATATCTTAAAACAAAATGCTGAGCTTTATAGAAAGATTAGAAATACAGCAAGATTTTTACTTGCAAATGTTAGTGACCTTGAAGAGATTGTAGCAATTGATAAAATGGGACCACTAGATAAGTGGGTTTTAAATAAAGCTAAAAAAACATTTGATGAGATTGAAGCAGCATTTTCTATTTATGAATATTCTAAAGGTTTAAATAAATTAAATAACTTCTTAGTTGTTGATTTATCAGGTATCTATTTAGATGTATGTAAAGATAGATTATATTGTGATGATAAAAATGATATTCATAGAATTGCATCTCAAAGTGCAATGGCAATTATCCTTAAAAAATTAATCTCAACTATTGCATGTATATTAACTTATACAATGGATGAATTGATTGAATATGCTCCATCATTTATAAAAGGTGAGGCAAAAGATATCTTTGATTTTGATAGGGTTGAACTTCCTGAAGTTGAAAGCAATCTTAATGAAGAGATTTTATTATTAGCTAAAGAAAAGTTTAGTGAAGCTATTGATACACTTAAAAAAGAAAAAGTTATTAAATCAACTTTAGAGTTAGAAATTTATACTACTTCAAAAGATATCTTAGATTTAGAAAGAGTTGAAGCTGAAGATTGGTTCTTGGTTAGTTCTATTACAAGTGAAGCGCAAGAAGATGTTTTAGCAAGTTTTGAAATTGAAGATGTTAAATTCACTGTTGCACGTGCAAAAGATGCTAAGTGCCCTAGATGTTGGAAGTTTACTTCAAAAAGTGAAGAAGAACTTTGTTCAAGATGTGAAGAAGTATTAAATTAA
- a CDS encoding FAD-dependent oxidoreductase, with protein MDTKHYEVVIVGGGISGAALFYELARYTDAKSICMLEKYEDLATLNSKGTSNSQTIHVGDIETNYTLDKAKITKRTANMIVKFNLMRGLQDKIMFAHQKMALGVGDKEVEFIKNRYEEFKELFPYLELWDKEKLRELEPKLVYADKEQTKDRPEPIIAMGTQSEYTTVDFGAMTKELAKAAQEEEAKTDIFYNAEVEEIERVNGKFKLTTTSGSVFTADFVVVNAGAHSLYLAHKMGYGKHMGSLSMAGSFYITSGEFLNGKVYMVQNPKLPFAALHGDPDILCDGKTRFGPTALALLVLERYKGIFKSFGQCLKTMNIDGNTIKIFWDLLKDSDIRNYVFRNFLFEVPGINKKLFVKDARKIVPSLSVDDIEYAKGFGGVRPQVLNKDEQKLMLGEASINPGDGILFNMTPSPGATSCLGNAERDIKHVCEHLNLTFDEKKFKEELTDDQE; from the coding sequence ATGGATACTAAACATTATGAAGTAGTTATTGTAGGTGGTGGTATTTCAGGTGCTGCTTTATTCTATGAACTAGCAAGATATACAGATGCAAAAAGTATTTGTATGTTAGAAAAATATGAAGATTTAGCAACTTTGAATTCAAAAGGGACTAGTAATTCTCAAACAATTCACGTTGGTGATATTGAGACTAACTATACACTTGACAAAGCAAAAATTACAAAAAGAACAGCAAATATGATTGTTAAGTTTAACTTAATGAGAGGGTTACAAGATAAAATTATGTTTGCTCATCAAAAAATGGCATTAGGTGTTGGGGATAAAGAAGTTGAATTTATTAAAAATAGATATGAAGAATTTAAAGAACTTTTCCCTTATTTAGAATTATGGGATAAAGAGAAATTAAGAGAACTTGAGCCAAAACTTGTTTATGCAGATAAAGAGCAAACAAAAGATAGACCTGAACCAATCATTGCAATGGGAACACAAAGTGAATATACTACTGTTGACTTTGGTGCAATGACAAAAGAGTTAGCAAAAGCTGCACAAGAAGAAGAAGCAAAAACTGATATTTTTTATAATGCAGAAGTTGAAGAGATAGAAAGAGTTAATGGTAAATTTAAATTAACTACTACTAGTGGTTCAGTATTCACTGCTGATTTTGTTGTTGTAAATGCTGGAGCACATTCATTATACTTAGCTCATAAAATGGGTTATGGTAAACATATGGGTTCTTTATCAATGGCAGGATCATTTTATATTACAAGTGGTGAATTTTTAAATGGTAAAGTATATATGGTACAAAATCCAAAATTACCATTTGCTGCATTACACGGTGACCCTGATATTCTTTGTGATGGTAAAACTAGATTTGGACCTACAGCTTTAGCTTTATTAGTTCTTGAAAGATATAAAGGTATTTTTAAATCTTTTGGTCAATGTTTAAAAACAATGAATATCGATGGAAATACAATTAAAATTTTCTGGGATTTATTAAAAGATTCAGATATTAGAAATTATGTATTTAGAAACTTCTTATTTGAAGTTCCTGGAATAAACAAAAAACTATTTGTAAAAGATGCTAGAAAAATTGTTCCATCTCTAAGTGTAGATGATATTGAATATGCAAAAGGATTTGGAGGAGTTAGACCACAAGTTCTTAATAAAGATGAACAAAAACTAATGCTTGGTGAAGCATCAATTAACCCAGGTGATGGAATTTTATTTAATATGACACCATCTCCAGGAGCAACATCATGTTTAGGAAATGCAGAAAGAGATATTAAACACGTTTGCGAACATTTAAATTTAACATTTGATGAAAAGAAATTTAAAGAAGAATTAACAGACGATCAAGAATAA
- a CDS encoding CinA family protein yields MQESQFMTQKELLLLQNLLRENKKTITTAESCTGGLVASMITEISGSSDIFNGAIVSYSNKIKSQELNVKESTLDEHGAVSIEVVDEMLEGVIKKFDANYAIAISGIAGPNGGTKNKPVGTVVIGVCDENLEKNIEICHFEGSRKEVQIQSAKYSLKKILKFFQKTLDK; encoded by the coding sequence ATGCAAGAATCTCAATTTATGACACAAAAAGAACTTCTATTACTACAAAACCTTCTAAGAGAGAATAAAAAGACTATAACAACTGCTGAAAGCTGTACAGGTGGATTAGTTGCTTCAATGATTACAGAGATCTCTGGTTCTTCTGATATTTTTAATGGAGCAATAGTTAGTTATTCAAATAAAATAAAATCACAAGAGCTAAATGTTAAAGAATCAACCTTAGATGAACATGGAGCAGTTAGTATTGAAGTTGTAGATGAGATGTTAGAGGGTGTAATAAAAAAATTTGATGCAAATTATGCTATAGCAATAAGTGGAATTGCAGGTCCAAATGGAGGAACAAAAAATAAGCCAGTTGGTACTGTTGTAATTGGGGTATGTGATGAAAATTTAGAGAAAAATATTGAGATTTGCCACTTTGAAGGAAGTAGAAAAGAGGTGCAAATTCAAAGCGCAAAATACTCTTTGAAAAAAATTTTAAAATTTTTTCAAAAAACCCTTGACAAATAA